From the Selenomonas timonae genome, one window contains:
- a CDS encoding tetratricopeptide repeat-containing glycosyltransferase family 2 protein, translating to MKISACVITKNEAENLPRWLRSMRVFADEMIVVDTGSTDATVEIARMGGAQVFRFDWINDFAAAKNFALDQATGDWVVFTDADEYFTEESGPRVRPLIEEYDKKDTMDGFIVHLVNIDMDTGALMGTSAEVQRIFRRAPHIRFVGSIHEHVENLSGDMGREMMMAPGLTLYHTGYSPRIIKQKSKRDLGLLLARRARGAHKKLDEYHLMDCYYTLEDYPQAAHYARLALDSEHRPVGSEDRPHAVLLQSLILMKAADAEITAAYDVAREALPEKADFPLIYGTYAWDQAYFTTACAAYAEGIRLHEDFYREGDFSGVLAPTAYVRLGEAAALRGHMEEALLLHERAVRMNPHFAPLLGTFIRLLERTGADDATVIEVLNGIYDKNVDAQLLAAVLGGTSFRLAALYYDHRANVHFSERRRFLLAGDVGSAAAMLVEDMERTAAVAAACGAGFSTQQQGALTLLLPDSCRENSAAPEAARMLRRIGRLARGMK from the coding sequence ATGAAGATCTCGGCGTGTGTCATCACGAAGAACGAGGCGGAGAATCTGCCGCGCTGGCTCAGATCCATGCGTGTCTTTGCCGATGAGATGATCGTGGTCGATACGGGATCGACGGATGCAACGGTGGAGATTGCACGCATGGGTGGGGCTCAGGTCTTTCGTTTTGACTGGATCAATGACTTCGCTGCAGCGAAGAATTTTGCGCTCGATCAGGCGACGGGGGACTGGGTGGTCTTTACCGATGCGGATGAGTATTTTACCGAAGAAAGTGGACCGCGCGTGCGGCCGCTGATTGAGGAATACGATAAAAAAGATACGATGGACGGATTCATCGTACATCTTGTCAATATTGATATGGATACGGGTGCTCTCATGGGGACATCCGCCGAGGTTCAGCGTATCTTTCGTCGTGCACCGCATATCCGCTTTGTGGGGAGCATTCACGAACATGTGGAGAATCTCAGCGGCGATATGGGGCGCGAGATGATGATGGCGCCGGGGCTGACGCTCTATCATACGGGATATTCGCCGCGTATCATCAAGCAGAAATCCAAACGCGATTTGGGGCTGCTGCTCGCACGGCGCGCGCGCGGTGCGCATAAAAAGCTCGATGAATATCATCTGATGGACTGCTATTATACGTTGGAGGATTATCCGCAGGCCGCGCACTACGCACGGCTAGCACTGGATAGTGAACATCGCCCCGTGGGCTCGGAGGATCGCCCGCACGCTGTCCTTCTTCAGTCGCTGATTCTGATGAAAGCGGCAGATGCGGAGATCACGGCAGCCTATGATGTTGCAAGGGAAGCCCTGCCTGAAAAGGCAGATTTCCCTCTGATCTACGGAACCTATGCGTGGGATCAGGCATATTTTACAACGGCCTGTGCGGCATATGCAGAGGGAATCCGCCTGCATGAGGACTTCTATCGCGAAGGGGATTTTTCCGGCGTTCTTGCACCGACCGCATATGTGCGGCTCGGCGAGGCCGCTGCTCTGCGTGGTCATATGGAGGAGGCGTTGCTGCTGCATGAACGAGCCGTGCGTATGAATCCTCACTTCGCGCCGCTGCTTGGCACATTCATCCGCTTGCTCGAGCGTACAGGGGCGGATGATGCGACGGTGATTGAGGTACTGAACGGGATCTATGATAAGAATGTCGATGCTCAGCTCCTCGCTGCCGTATTGGGAGGAACCTCGTTTCGTCTCGCGGCTCTTTACTATGACCACCGTGCAAATGTCCACTTCTCCGAACGACGGCGTTTTTTGCTCGCGGGGGATGTGGGCTCTGCAGCGGCAATGCTTGTGGAGGATATGGAGCGCACGGCAGCGGTAGCTGCGGCCTGTGGGGCAGGATTTTCGACTCAGCAGCAGGGCGCGCTTACACTTCTCCTGCCGGACTCCTGTAGGGAAAATTCTGCAGCACCCGAGGCCGCGCGCATGCTGCGGCGTATCGGTCGGCTTGCAAGAGGGATGAAATGA
- a CDS encoding O-linked N-acetylglucosamine transferase, SPINDLY family protein, producing MTMDQLEALRERIYAALAYGDERAARKGIKKLQRHAPAEAAGLLTALHIEAGRADAALAAWHERAKHAPHDPYTDFLRARIYLLEGARCASLEVLEPLIDASMSAEIAEKVYNLAGQCARFLGRAAEAVSCYERARDAASDLALKALNASNVLFNRHYLPATLEEDRGAASEYGALFATVRQFDHTAHRRGTRLRIGYLSPDVREHVVLSFSYALMTALDPARFEVTVYALNAEDAYTEKVKASVEHFRNLARHSAEEAAQVICRDKIDILVDLAGHTAGRTLPILAYRPAPVQISGIGYFASTGLSTVDYFLADPTLAAGDAEKGFVEELLVLPQTHFCWQPLHTPPMSMHAPAAGRSIIFGSFNNFTKLNDAVLRVWAEILRRVEGSRLLLKADVFSYADARTEAFQRIETSGIPLACVDTEGASRDYLAAYNRVDIALDPFPYPGGGTTCDALYMGVPVVTMRGESLGSRFGASLVENIGAGALIAQTTEEYIDRAVSLARDTELLDALHAGLRGMMETSPVMDAAAYGSAVGAAYEQVWAAYAERASLLKSSSIRDDSMSMDVKALKNRIFRALEGERYAEAQACTGHAFAAGIQDDMLSYLHAYAIERQGDLPRAMKLAEEYLATGRTDLRHEFMRLRAAVAYRVGDVRAAEYYKCAYDEEPSDMGLYSSFLLAQNAQDVDADELFRAHCSYGVLFKETPRYTYDTPYRHAKIRVGYISPDFRRNVLQHFVQSLLTAYDHAHFEVYVYSTAENPDEVTAALRPHVTVWRDLAEDSPEKIAARIHADEIDVLVDLAGHASGGALPVLARRPAPVQMMGLGYTATSGLETVDYFLTDGFCDPVGGVSERYFTEKLIRLPSQFVYVPRAGLPAPTGTPARQRGHILFGVFNQYRKFTDEMLLLWHEIMERMPTSELLLKSQIFFAPAMVEAARMRLERLGFDLTRVILEPATTDYMERYLDVDIALDTYPWPGGGTTCDALYMGVPVVTLYGERRSTRFSYALLTHVGLEVLAVQSSADYVACAVTLAGDLDRLDQLHVGLRAHMEGSAIMDQEGYMRALERAYVNALKDWHEGERS from the coding sequence ATGACAATGGATCAACTCGAGGCTCTGCGCGAGCGCATCTATGCAGCGCTTGCATACGGAGATGAGCGGGCGGCGCGGAAGGGCATCAAGAAATTGCAGCGGCACGCCCCTGCAGAGGCAGCCGGACTTCTCACGGCACTTCACATTGAGGCGGGGCGTGCTGACGCGGCTCTTGCGGCGTGGCATGAGCGCGCAAAACATGCACCCCATGATCCCTATACGGACTTTCTGCGCGCGCGCATATATCTCTTGGAGGGCGCACGATGCGCGTCGCTGGAGGTGCTCGAGCCGCTGATCGATGCGTCCATGTCTGCGGAGATCGCGGAGAAGGTATATAATCTCGCGGGGCAGTGTGCGCGCTTCCTTGGCCGCGCCGCGGAGGCGGTGAGCTGTTATGAGCGGGCGCGCGATGCCGCCTCCGACCTTGCGCTCAAGGCGCTCAATGCGAGCAATGTGCTCTTTAACAGGCACTATCTTCCTGCGACACTGGAAGAGGACAGGGGGGCAGCGTCGGAATACGGCGCACTCTTTGCGACGGTGCGGCAATTCGACCACACGGCACATAGGCGAGGCACGCGGCTACGGATTGGCTATCTTTCCCCTGATGTGAGGGAGCACGTTGTGCTCTCCTTTTCGTATGCGCTGATGACGGCACTCGATCCCGCGCGTTTCGAGGTGACCGTCTATGCGCTGAATGCGGAGGATGCCTATACGGAAAAGGTAAAGGCATCTGTTGAACACTTCCGCAATCTCGCGCGCCATTCGGCAGAGGAGGCGGCGCAGGTCATCTGCCGCGATAAGATCGACATCCTCGTCGATCTCGCGGGTCATACGGCGGGCAGGACACTGCCGATTCTCGCATATCGTCCTGCGCCCGTGCAGATTTCGGGCATTGGATATTTTGCCTCAACAGGACTCTCGACTGTGGATTATTTCCTTGCCGATCCGACTCTTGCGGCGGGGGATGCAGAAAAGGGCTTCGTGGAGGAACTGCTCGTCCTTCCTCAAACGCATTTCTGCTGGCAGCCGCTGCACACGCCACCTATGTCCATGCATGCACCTGCGGCGGGACGCAGCATCATTTTCGGCAGCTTCAACAACTTCACGAAGCTGAATGATGCGGTGCTGCGCGTCTGGGCGGAGATTCTGCGCCGTGTGGAGGGGAGCCGTCTGCTCCTCAAGGCGGATGTCTTTTCCTATGCCGATGCACGCACGGAGGCATTCCAGCGCATTGAGACGTCAGGCATTCCGCTCGCATGCGTCGATACGGAAGGGGCGTCACGGGATTATCTCGCAGCCTACAATCGCGTGGATATTGCGCTGGATCCCTTCCCCTATCCGGGCGGCGGAACGACCTGTGATGCGCTCTACATGGGTGTGCCTGTGGTGACGATGAGGGGGGAGAGCCTCGGCAGCCGCTTTGGTGCATCCCTTGTCGAGAATATTGGCGCGGGGGCACTGATCGCGCAGACAACAGAGGAGTATATTGACCGCGCTGTTTCTTTGGCACGCGATACGGAGCTGCTCGACGCACTGCACGCAGGGCTGCGCGGGATGATGGAGACCTCTCCTGTCATGGATGCGGCAGCCTACGGTAGTGCCGTAGGAGCGGCGTATGAGCAGGTTTGGGCAGCGTATGCAGAGCGTGCGTCGCTGTTAAAGTCCTCCTCCATTCGTGACGATAGTATGAGTATGGATGTCAAGGCGCTGAAGAACCGTATTTTTAGAGCCCTTGAGGGAGAGCGCTACGCCGAGGCACAGGCGTGTACAGGGCATGCTTTTGCTGCAGGCATACAGGATGACATGCTCTCCTATCTTCATGCGTATGCGATAGAGCGACAGGGCGATCTGCCGCGTGCGATGAAACTTGCAGAGGAGTATCTGGCGACGGGGCGCACGGATCTCCGTCATGAGTTCATGCGGCTGCGCGCCGCCGTTGCCTATCGCGTGGGCGATGTGCGGGCAGCGGAATACTACAAATGTGCCTATGATGAGGAGCCGTCCGATATGGGGCTCTACAGCTCGTTCCTGCTCGCACAGAATGCGCAGGATGTGGACGCGGACGAACTCTTCCGCGCGCATTGTTCCTATGGTGTGCTTTTCAAAGAAACGCCGCGTTATACATATGATACCCCCTATCGCCATGCGAAGATTCGTGTTGGCTATATCTCACCTGATTTTCGCCGCAATGTCCTGCAGCATTTCGTGCAGTCGCTGCTGACGGCGTATGACCACGCGCACTTCGAGGTCTATGTGTACAGTACGGCAGAGAACCCGGATGAGGTGACGGCGGCACTGCGTCCCCATGTCACTGTGTGGCGTGATCTGGCAGAGGATTCGCCTGAGAAAATTGCCGCGCGGATTCATGCGGATGAGATTGATGTACTCGTTGACTTGGCGGGTCATGCGTCGGGCGGAGCGCTTCCCGTGCTCGCGCGTCGGCCTGCGCCTGTGCAGATGATGGGGCTTGGCTATACAGCGACCTCCGGGCTTGAGACCGTTGACTATTTCCTGACAGATGGATTTTGCGATCCCGTTGGCGGTGTAAGCGAGCGCTACTTTACGGAGAAGCTCATCCGTCTGCCGAGCCAGTTCGTCTACGTGCCGCGTGCAGGGCTTCCTGCTCCAACGGGAACGCCTGCAAGACAGCGGGGGCATATCCTCTTTGGCGTATTCAACCAGTACCGCAAATTTACGGATGAGATGCTGCTTCTCTGGCACGAGATCATGGAGCGTATGCCGACGTCGGAGCTGCTGCTGAAATCTCAGATCTTCTTTGCGCCTGCAATGGTGGAGGCGGCACGCATGCGATTGGAGCGGCTCGGATTCGACCTCACGCGCGTGATTCTGGAGCCTGCAACGACGGACTATATGGAGCGCTATCTCGATGTGGACATTGCACTTGATACGTACCCATGGCCGGGCGGCGGCACGACCTGTGATGCACTCTACATGGGCGTGCCCGTTGTGACGCTGTACGGGGAGCGACGCAGTACCCGCTTCTCCTATGCGCTGCTGACGCATGTGGGGCTGGAGGTGCTGGCGGTGCAGTCCTCTGCGGACTATGTGGCGTGCGCCGTCACTCTTGCGGGGGATCTCGACAGATTGGATCAGCTGCATGTTGGCTTGCGTGCGCACATGGAAGGCTCTGCAATTATGGATCAAGAAGGCTATATGCGCGCATTGGAGCGCGCGTATGTGAACGCGCTGAAGGATTGGCACGAAGGGGAGAGGTCATGA
- a CDS encoding O-linked N-acetylglucosamine transferase, SPINDLY family protein has product MKKKKKKQARTTGVPQSSHKIRLGYLSSDFGTGRTRDLLPAFFFWYDRARFDIYAYHTGVEGDTASFAKNAALREIGHHSPQEAAEEIQRDKIDLLVDLSLRMPDDHIRSIMQLRPAPYIVSLAADCPKELAERLPSVEGEKIFSHCYTPFERVQHYTYRPPLLDTGVPSIGVVGELKRDEAERFVSLVVKLLQGEHVVRLILPARVAEGLSEEDFARIAEAGSEDAVLELVDELSYEVLDLVVGVDVDLVDVCRAADHGVPLLTTEASVCGHRARMLLEKLELIPAYNGAELVAEIGRLLSDQSRLSEFHECLHWRLLDLFDGGAVMFSVERAYSRVFAQMNQEQGAEITKTLLDAASREDWETVLFAAHALDGMNQLEAELRMSLAWAYYFLGQGSHAGRWALAATGLARDREAARLYLSVISKSPPGTGQEIYERARYGLRLIEEGLPAVPEIRAALLKACMIYAGLVQGGEAASTYTRLYAMQAEKTEMHRFYYGASLFHLNAVDLPAAEVYQRSLHYGELFSDVQPYSHMGRRKKEKIRIGYISGDFRYHVMQYFVWPFLAGFDQDSFEVYVYSLGEPDQFSQFFQTLVTCWRDLSDCNMDMAKIAGKIYRDEIDILFDLAGHTAESGLAALAWKPAPIQLSGLGYMATTGLPAVDYFVTDHYCDPEGGGSEQVYVEKLLRLTSQFCYNGYTHLPASDGAPARHREYILFASFNQYRKIRDDMLVAWRQIMERIPNSRLLLKNSAYQQPGVAMTAYKRLKEMGFDMSRVTFEPGTKDYMMRYLDVDIALDTFPWPGGGTTCDALYMGVPVISYYTERHSTRFSYSILANMGLAELASERMEDYIETAVALAGNLDLLDALHRELRPRMKASPVMDQEGYIREMEGCYRAIWAQWQAHAESI; this is encoded by the coding sequence ATGAAGAAAAAGAAGAAAAAGCAAGCACGTACGACAGGGGTGCCTCAGTCTTCGCACAAGATCCGACTCGGCTATCTCTCCTCGGACTTTGGTACGGGGCGCACGCGCGATCTCCTTCCCGCATTTTTTTTCTGGTATGATCGCGCGCGCTTTGACATTTATGCCTATCATACGGGTGTGGAAGGGGATACAGCATCCTTCGCCAAGAATGCGGCACTGCGGGAGATTGGCCATCATAGCCCGCAGGAGGCGGCAGAGGAAATCCAACGGGATAAAATCGATCTGCTCGTCGATCTCTCGCTGCGCATGCCCGATGATCACATCCGTTCGATCATGCAGCTACGTCCCGCTCCATATATTGTTTCACTTGCTGCAGACTGCCCCAAGGAGCTTGCAGAAAGACTTCCATCTGTCGAGGGGGAGAAAATCTTCTCCCATTGTTATACACCGTTTGAGCGGGTGCAGCACTATACCTACCGCCCACCCCTGCTTGATACGGGAGTTCCGAGCATTGGTGTTGTCGGTGAGCTGAAGCGGGATGAGGCGGAACGGTTTGTGTCGCTTGTCGTAAAGCTCTTACAAGGTGAGCATGTCGTTCGCCTGATCTTGCCTGCACGCGTTGCAGAGGGCTTATCGGAGGAGGATTTTGCTCGGATTGCAGAGGCAGGTTCAGAGGATGCTGTGCTCGAGCTCGTGGATGAACTGTCCTACGAAGTACTCGATCTTGTAGTCGGTGTGGATGTTGATCTCGTCGATGTTTGTCGAGCGGCTGACCATGGAGTCCCCCTTCTAACAACAGAAGCTTCTGTATGTGGTCATCGTGCTCGGATGTTGCTGGAGAAGCTGGAGCTCATACCTGCATACAATGGGGCGGAGCTTGTTGCAGAAATTGGCAGACTTCTGTCCGATCAGTCACGCCTCTCAGAGTTCCACGAATGCCTGCATTGGCGGCTTTTGGATCTCTTTGACGGAGGCGCTGTCATGTTTTCCGTGGAGCGTGCCTATTCTCGTGTTTTTGCACAGATGAATCAGGAGCAGGGCGCTGAGATTACAAAGACTCTCTTGGATGCTGCCTCCCGCGAGGACTGGGAGACGGTTCTCTTTGCGGCTCATGCACTGGACGGCATGAATCAGCTGGAAGCGGAGCTGCGCATGAGTCTTGCGTGGGCATATTATTTTCTAGGGCAGGGAAGCCATGCCGGACGGTGGGCTCTGGCAGCAACCGGACTTGCGCGGGATCGTGAAGCGGCACGGCTCTATCTGTCCGTCATCAGCAAGAGCCCGCCTGGGACAGGGCAGGAGATCTATGAACGCGCACGTTATGGGCTGCGGCTCATTGAGGAGGGGCTTCCCGCTGTGCCGGAGATTCGGGCTGCACTTTTAAAGGCCTGCATGATCTATGCGGGGCTTGTGCAGGGGGGAGAAGCTGCTTCGACGTACACGAGGCTTTACGCGATGCAAGCTGAGAAGACAGAAATGCACCGCTTTTATTATGGTGCCAGTCTCTTTCATTTGAACGCAGTGGATCTACCTGCTGCAGAGGTCTACCAAAGAAGCCTTCATTATGGGGAACTCTTTTCCGATGTGCAGCCGTATTCTCACATGGGGCGACGTAAAAAGGAAAAGATCCGAATTGGATATATCTCTGGGGATTTTCGATATCATGTTATGCAGTACTTTGTCTGGCCATTTCTTGCGGGCTTTGATCAGGACTCTTTTGAGGTCTATGTCTATAGTTTGGGGGAGCCGGATCAATTTTCGCAATTCTTTCAGACGCTTGTGACATGCTGGCGTGATCTCTCGGACTGCAATATGGATATGGCGAAAATTGCGGGAAAGATCTATCGGGATGAGATCGATATCCTCTTTGATCTTGCGGGGCATACGGCAGAGTCGGGGCTCGCTGCGCTTGCGTGGAAGCCCGCGCCCATCCAGCTGTCAGGGCTTGGCTATATGGCGACGACGGGGCTGCCTGCCGTGGATTATTTTGTGACCGATCATTACTGTGATCCGGAAGGGGGGGGCAGCGAGCAGGTCTATGTTGAAAAATTACTGCGCCTGACAAGTCAATTCTGCTATAATGGTTATACGCATCTGCCCGCCTCAGATGGGGCACCCGCACGTCATCGGGAGTATATTCTGTTTGCCTCATTCAATCAGTACCGCAAAATACGAGATGATATGCTTGTGGCGTGGCGTCAGATCATGGAACGTATACCGAATTCCCGCCTGCTGCTGAAAAATTCTGCCTACCAGCAGCCCGGCGTTGCAATGACGGCATATAAGCGGCTAAAGGAAATGGGCTTCGATATGAGTCGTGTAACCTTCGAGCCTGGGACAAAGGACTATATGATGCGCTATCTCGATGTGGATATTGCGCTTGACACATTTCCTTGGCCCGGTGGCGGGACGACCTGCGATGCGCTCTATATGGGCGTTCCTGTTATTTCTTATTATACGGAGCGCCACAGCACGCGTTTTAGCTATAGTATCCTTGCCAATATGGGGCTTGCCGAACTTGCCTCTGAACGTATGGAAGACTATATCGAAACAGCAGTGGCTCTTGCAGGCAATCTGGATCTTTTAGATGCCCTGCACAGGGAGCTGCGCCCTCGTATGAAGGCATCGCCTGTCATGGACCAGGAGGGCTATATTCGTGAGATGGAGGGATGTTATCGTGCAATCTGGGCACAGTGGCAAGCGCATGCAGAATCCATTTGA
- a CDS encoding O-linked N-acetylglucosamine transferase, SPINDLY family protein, whose amino-acid sequence MQNPFEREFECVKRDAKAGRMEAALHRLQKMEQEDLFPMERRWELHELMGQILFLFADLKAALPHLKLAWELPRTDHGARLAALSNYLMYLHYIEGVTNEEMRAAHSSYAEMMGTLTQFSHGKRRRKRIRVGYLSPNLTDHIVLNFAIQLFADYDRDRFEVYLYDIGDLQSEVTDWVAGMADRYVDLSKFSPQKSVEHIYADQVDILFDLAGHSAGGATLQIAAYKPAPVQISGIGYFNTTGLSAMDYFLGDAIVDPPEMDALFTERILRLPETHLCFTPSERFRAYENLHRMPHDPPVFGSFNNFAKITDEMLALWAEILRAVPTARLLLKNVHPREETLNRMRQRAEYAGIDLARLELRPGSKDYLRDYLDVDIILDTYPYQGGGTTCEALFMGLPVVTMAGTRHGARFAVSLLKNVGLGELVAESSVAYVERAVGLANDAELLAALHTAIPRMMRASPLMDGARYVRAVEATYEMIWERYLNEEA is encoded by the coding sequence ATGCAGAATCCATTTGAACGCGAATTTGAGTGTGTGAAGCGGGATGCAAAGGCAGGGCGAATGGAGGCAGCACTGCATCGTTTGCAGAAAATGGAGCAAGAAGATTTATTCCCTATGGAGCGACGCTGGGAACTGCATGAGCTTATGGGGCAGATACTCTTCTTGTTTGCCGATTTGAAGGCTGCACTCCCGCATCTGAAGCTTGCGTGGGAACTGCCGCGCACAGATCATGGTGCACGTCTGGCGGCACTCAGCAACTATCTCATGTACCTTCACTATATCGAAGGTGTGACGAATGAGGAAATGCGGGCAGCACATTCCTCATATGCAGAAATGATGGGGACGCTGACTCAGTTTTCACATGGGAAGAGACGGCGAAAACGCATCAGGGTCGGTTACCTCTCGCCAAATCTCACAGATCACATTGTGCTGAACTTTGCAATCCAGCTCTTTGCAGACTATGATCGAGATCGTTTCGAGGTTTATCTCTACGACATAGGAGATCTGCAGAGTGAGGTGACAGACTGGGTCGCAGGGATGGCGGATCGCTATGTCGACCTCTCGAAATTCAGCCCCCAAAAATCGGTTGAGCATATCTATGCCGATCAGGTGGATATTCTCTTTGATCTTGCCGGGCATTCGGCAGGCGGGGCAACACTGCAGATTGCGGCATATAAGCCTGCGCCTGTGCAGATCTCTGGAATCGGCTACTTCAATACGACGGGGCTCTCTGCGATGGACTACTTTCTCGGTGATGCAATTGTTGATCCGCCGGAGATGGACGCGCTGTTCACGGAGCGGATTCTGCGGCTGCCCGAGACGCATCTGTGCTTTACCCCCTCCGAGCGCTTTCGCGCATACGAGAACCTACACCGCATGCCGCATGATCCGCCTGTATTTGGAAGCTTTAACAATTTTGCGAAGATCACGGACGAGATGCTTGCTCTCTGGGCCGAGATCTTGCGCGCGGTGCCGACGGCGCGGCTTCTCTTAAAGAATGTCCATCCGCGCGAGGAGACACTGAATCGCATGCGGCAGCGTGCAGAATATGCGGGGATCGATCTTGCGCGTTTGGAACTGCGCCCCGGTTCGAAGGATTATCTCCGCGATTATCTGGACGTGGACATCATCCTCGACACCTATCCCTATCAGGGGGGAGGGACAACCTGCGAGGCGCTCTTCATGGGACTTCCTGTCGTGACAATGGCGGGGACGCGTCATGGGGCGCGCTTTGCCGTGAGCCTGCTGAAAAATGTGGGATTGGGCGAACTTGTAGCAGAGAGCTCCGTGGCGTATGTGGAGCGTGCCGTCGGGCTGGCAAATGACGCGGAGCTGCTTGCGGCTCTGCACACGGCGATTCCCAGAATGATGCGGGCGTCCCCCCTGATGGATGGTGCACGTTATGTCCGTGCTGTGGAGGCGACATATGAGATGATATGGGAGCGATACCTCAATGAAGAAGCGTAA
- a CDS encoding tetratricopeptide repeat protein: protein MKKRKQSRAERTRRKRARREEKRNAKGTMTMAEKKIATVEQIRKHMEKKEYAGVINAFADMLEQGNPPEECFGDVARAYFELGDYTRAASWVTTTLSKDASNVEVRILLGRICQREKRPDDALKLYDAILRIHGNALSNEQRDEIKRLAGLDARLALEKIRTEYPHLAALLGLGEAPVRAMTPSAPAAVQPAQAASPTVDAEKKAEEILAKEIRPVEKVEALNAFAGAAYVADDYASAKNFLMAALHLDSGCDVTLRNMALLLHDMGEQEKALQVAAKMRQTDFMLLHSLKS from the coding sequence ATGAAGAAGCGTAAGCAAAGCCGTGCAGAGCGCACGCGCAGAAAGCGTGCGCGGCGGGAAGAAAAACGTAATGCGAAAGGGACGATGACGATGGCAGAGAAGAAAATAGCAACGGTCGAGCAGATTCGTAAACATATGGAGAAAAAGGAGTATGCGGGGGTAATCAACGCCTTTGCGGACATGTTGGAGCAGGGAAATCCGCCAGAGGAGTGCTTTGGGGATGTGGCGCGCGCCTACTTCGAACTCGGTGACTATACACGCGCGGCGAGCTGGGTGACCACGACGCTCTCGAAGGATGCAAGTAATGTAGAAGTGCGTATTCTCTTGGGCCGTATTTGCCAGCGTGAGAAACGCCCCGATGATGCGCTAAAGCTCTATGATGCTATCCTGCGTATACATGGAAATGCTCTTTCCAATGAGCAGCGTGACGAGATCAAACGGCTTGCGGGGCTGGATGCGCGCCTTGCTCTGGAGAAGATACGTACGGAATATCCGCATCTGGCCGCCCTCTTGGGACTCGGTGAGGCTCCTGTCAGGGCAATGACTCCTTCTGCACCCGCCGCAGTACAGCCTGCACAAGCAGCATCCCCGACCGTGGATGCTGAGAAAAAGGCAGAGGAGATCCTTGCGAAGGAAATCCGCCCCGTGGAAAAGGTGGAGGCACTCAACGCCTTTGCGGGTGCCGCATATGTCGCGGATGACTATGCGAGTGCAAAGAACTTCCTTATGGCGGCGCTGCATCTCGACTCGGGCTGTGATGTGACGCTCCGAAATATGGCGTTGCTTCTCCACGATATGGGAGAACAGGAGAAAGCACTTCAAGTTGCGGCAAAGATGCGTCAGACGGACTTTATGCTCCTGCATTCTTTAAAGTCATGA